A window of the Methanoculleus horonobensis genome harbors these coding sequences:
- a CDS encoding Mut7-C RNAse domain-containing protein, which translates to MSPRSGERQRFLTDRMLGTLTRYLRFMGYDTMSANSLSPGSSREDTLLLEIAGRDDRLLLTRDRELARRGGEQAVYIASEEIIAQIRQIADLGLIEPEIRMSRCSLCNTRLRPATLREIREARYAPRSTRGKEFSWCPVCRKLYWMGSHGHRLERRLKESFSS; encoded by the coding sequence ATGTCTCCAAGATCCGGTGAACGGCAGAGATTCCTGACCGACCGGATGCTCGGGACGCTCACCCGCTACCTCCGGTTCATGGGCTACGACACCATGAGCGCAAACAGCCTCTCCCCGGGGAGTTCCCGGGAAGACACCCTCCTCCTCGAGATCGCCGGCCGGGACGACCGGCTTCTTCTGACCCGCGACCGCGAACTCGCGCGGCGGGGCGGCGAGCAGGCAGTCTACATCGCGTCCGAAGAGATCATCGCCCAGATTCGGCAGATCGCCGACCTCGGGCTGATCGAGCCCGAGATCCGGATGAGCCGCTGTTCCCTCTGCAACACCCGCCTCCGGCCGGCCACCCTGCGGGAGATCCGGGAGGCACGCTACGCCCCGCGGTCGACCCGGGGGAAGGAGTTTTCATGGTGCCCCGTCTGCCGGAAACTCTACTGGATGGGGTCGCACGGCCACCGTCTCGAGCGGCGCCTGAAAGAGTCTTTCTCGTCCTGA
- the amrS gene encoding AmmeMemoRadiSam system radical SAM enzyme, translating to MHEARLYRKLEEKTVRCSLCAHRCTIKEGRQGVCGVRINRGGTLYAATFGKVIAEAVDPIEKKPLYHFLPGTLSYSLGTIGCNFHCEHCQNWQISQQTLEMESLRDISPEQGVERAIRSGSASIAWTYNEPAIWHEYPLAMGTLARQKGLGTVYVTNGYITEEGLRELAGMLSAFRVDIKSFSDTFYRKVCGGRLQPVLDATALAKELGMHVETVTLVIPGQNDSMEEMETLIRWVLENLGPDTPMHFTRFHPDYKMLDARPTEIRTLEKIYERAKELGIHYPYLGNVGGHPYENTYCPACGSPVIERSGYAVRIRGLEGQTCTECGGHIEYVSKIR from the coding sequence ATGCACGAGGCGCGACTCTACCGGAAACTGGAGGAAAAGACCGTCCGCTGCTCCCTCTGCGCTCACCGGTGCACCATCAAAGAGGGCAGACAGGGAGTCTGCGGCGTCCGCATCAACCGCGGCGGCACGCTCTATGCCGCCACCTTCGGCAAGGTCATCGCCGAAGCGGTCGACCCCATCGAGAAGAAACCGCTCTACCACTTCCTGCCCGGAACCCTCTCCTACTCCCTCGGCACCATCGGGTGCAACTTCCACTGCGAACACTGCCAGAACTGGCAGATCTCCCAGCAGACACTGGAGATGGAATCGCTCAGGGATATCAGCCCGGAACAGGGCGTGGAACGGGCGATCCGGTCGGGCTCTGCAAGCATCGCCTGGACCTACAACGAGCCCGCCATCTGGCACGAGTACCCGCTCGCGATGGGGACGCTGGCGCGGCAAAAGGGCCTCGGGACAGTCTACGTCACGAACGGCTACATCACCGAAGAGGGGCTCCGCGAACTCGCGGGGATGCTCTCAGCCTTCCGCGTCGACATCAAATCGTTCTCCGACACCTTCTACCGGAAGGTCTGCGGCGGGCGGCTGCAGCCGGTCCTCGACGCGACGGCGCTTGCAAAAGAACTCGGGATGCACGTCGAGACGGTCACGCTGGTCATCCCGGGGCAGAACGACTCGATGGAAGAGATGGAGACGCTTATCCGGTGGGTGCTCGAGAACCTCGGCCCCGACACCCCGATGCACTTCACCCGGTTCCACCCCGACTACAAGATGCTCGACGCGAGGCCGACCGAGATCAGAACGCTTGAGAAGATCTACGAGCGCGCGAAAGAACTCGGGATCCACTACCCGTATCTCGGCAACGTCGGCGGGCACCCCTACGAGAACACCTACTGCCCTGCCTGCGGCAGCCCCGTCATCGAGCGGTCGGGCTACGCCGTCAGGATACGCGGGCTCGAGGGGCAGACCTGCACCGAATGCGGCGGGCACATCGAGTATGTCTCCAAGATCCGGTGA
- a CDS encoding ZPR1-type zinc finger protein, which produces MKRLHCPVCGSTDVWAVTGGYTGCIYRCKHCGYSGALVVEYDDEESEERGDR; this is translated from the coding sequence GTGAAGAGGCTCCACTGCCCCGTATGCGGTTCTACGGATGTCTGGGCGGTTACCGGCGGGTATACCGGCTGTATCTACCGCTGCAAGCATTGCGGCTACTCCGGGGCGCTGGTCGTCGAGTACGACGACGAAGAGAGCGAGGAGCGGGGCGACCGGTAG
- the pyrH gene encoding UMP kinase: MKKIVISLGGSVLVPSLESNNIDRYVSVLKKMGGKCRIFIVVGGGGEARRYIGVARGLGAGEAAADELGIMVTRLNARLLIAGLGDAAYPRVAENYTEALEFAETGKIVVMGGITPAQTTDAVSAVLAESVGADLLINATSVNGIYSADPKKDAGAVRHERLTPQELLDIITGSRMDAGANTVLDIVAGKVIERSGIPLLVLDGRDPENLYRAIVEGAFVGTVVCEEGVTPLLS, translated from the coding sequence ATGAAGAAGATCGTAATTTCTCTGGGCGGGTCGGTTCTGGTTCCTTCGCTTGAATCGAACAATATCGATCGATACGTGTCTGTTCTGAAAAAGATGGGCGGTAAGTGCCGGATTTTCATCGTCGTCGGCGGCGGCGGGGAGGCGCGCCGGTATATCGGGGTCGCCCGCGGTCTCGGCGCCGGGGAGGCGGCGGCGGACGAGCTCGGCATCATGGTGACCCGGCTGAACGCGCGTCTTCTCATCGCCGGGCTCGGGGATGCAGCCTATCCGCGCGTTGCGGAGAACTACACGGAGGCGCTGGAGTTTGCAGAGACCGGCAAGATCGTCGTCATGGGCGGGATCACCCCGGCGCAGACGACCGATGCGGTCTCCGCGGTTCTCGCCGAGAGCGTCGGTGCCGATCTCCTCATCAACGCGACGTCGGTGAACGGGATCTACAGCGCTGACCCGAAGAAGGATGCCGGTGCGGTGAGGCACGAGCGCCTCACGCCGCAGGAGCTCCTCGATATCATCACGGGGAGCCGGATGGACGCGGGCGCGAACACGGTGCTCGATATCGTGGCCGGAAAGGTGATCGAGCGGTCGGGCATCCCGCTCCTGGTGCTCGACGGCCGCGACCCGGAGAACCTCTACCGGGCGATCGTGGAGGGGGCGTTCGTCGGCACCGTCGTCTGCGAAGAGGGTGTGACCCCTCTGCTCTCCTGA
- the nth gene encoding endonuclease III, which yields MNRTTACEIHRRLLEQYPVIDGRRHFLEFHNPYETLILTILSAQTTDRAVNAVRDDLFSRYPTPEALARAEPEEVEPLIRTIGFHHAKACYIVGAARKLVAEFGGEVPRTMEELRTLPGVGRKTANIVLSHAFDINVGIAVDTHVRRVSKRLGFTGSTNPDIIERDLVALFPEEVWRDINYLLIRHGRAVCTAKNPKHEVCVVAGLCRYYRELRAANEKGGE from the coding sequence ATGAACCGTACGACCGCCTGCGAGATCCACCGCCGCCTTCTCGAGCAGTATCCCGTCATTGACGGCAGGCGCCATTTTCTCGAGTTTCATAACCCGTATGAGACGCTGATCCTCACGATCCTCTCGGCGCAGACGACCGACCGTGCCGTGAACGCCGTCCGCGACGATCTCTTCTCCCGCTACCCGACGCCGGAGGCGCTCGCCCGCGCGGAGCCTGAGGAGGTGGAGCCGCTGATCAGGACGATCGGGTTTCACCACGCCAAAGCCTGCTACATCGTCGGGGCGGCAAGAAAACTCGTCGCCGAGTTCGGCGGCGAGGTTCCGCGGACGATGGAGGAACTCCGGACGCTCCCTGGTGTCGGGAGGAAGACCGCAAACATCGTCCTCTCCCACGCGTTCGATATCAACGTCGGGATCGCGGTCGACACCCACGTCCGCCGGGTCTCGAAGAGGCTCGGGTTCACCGGGAGCACGAACCCCGATATCATCGAGCGCGATCTCGTCGCCCTCTTCCCCGAGGAGGTCTGGCGGGACATCAACTACCTCCTGATCCGCCACGGGCGCGCCGTCTGCACGGCAAAGAACCCGAAGCACGAGGTCTGTGTTGTCGCGGGGCTTTGCCGGTATTACCGGGAGTTGCGGGCTGCAAACGAGAAGGGCGGGGAGTAG
- a CDS encoding inorganic phosphate transporter — protein sequence MDPIIVLGILLALLFNFANGLNDAANSIATIVATKALTPLQAVLLAGVFNLLGPLLFTTAIAATIGRGIVDPVSLTPMLILMGMVGAVLWVFMTSFFGIPVSSSHALIGGLLGAGIAAAGTGAVLWPSLVLIEQTIFYGLVGAVLGAIVTGVVAHHRGDFKPWNLLLGGLIGVTMAIPLAIIAGFLKISGILAVVIFIVISPTLGFLSAFALATLVTWIFRNHPPRRLSRTFKNLQIFSGSLQAIGHGSNDAQNAMGIITAMLLAGGLIAEFSVPLWVILTSSLAISLGTLLGGWRVIDKMANRITRIRPYQGFAASTAAGSVLSLMTAFGVPVSTTHAATGAIMGVGATRGYSAVKWGVVREILVAWILTLPAAAIVAGGCYLAARALVGGDF from the coding sequence ATGGATCCGATCATCGTTCTCGGCATTCTTCTGGCCTTACTCTTTAATTTTGCAAACGGCTTGAACGACGCCGCAAACTCGATCGCTACCATCGTCGCGACAAAGGCGCTAACACCCCTGCAGGCGGTGCTCCTGGCCGGGGTCTTCAACCTCCTCGGCCCCCTGCTCTTCACCACGGCAATTGCGGCAACCATCGGGAGGGGGATCGTCGATCCCGTTTCCCTCACGCCGATGCTGATCCTCATGGGCATGGTCGGCGCGGTTCTCTGGGTCTTCATGACCTCGTTCTTCGGGATCCCGGTCTCGAGCAGCCATGCCCTGATCGGGGGGCTTCTCGGCGCCGGGATTGCAGCCGCGGGAACGGGCGCGGTCCTCTGGCCGTCGCTCGTGCTCATTGAGCAGACCATCTTCTACGGGCTCGTAGGCGCGGTCCTCGGCGCGATTGTCACGGGCGTTGTTGCACACCATAGAGGCGACTTCAAGCCGTGGAACCTCCTCCTCGGCGGGCTCATCGGGGTGACCATGGCAATTCCGCTCGCCATCATAGCCGGCTTTTTGAAGATCAGCGGCATCCTCGCAGTCGTAATCTTCATCGTCATCTCCCCCACGCTTGGATTCCTCTCCGCGTTCGCCCTCGCCACCCTCGTCACCTGGATCTTCCGCAACCATCCTCCCCGGCGCCTCTCCCGTACATTCAAGAACCTCCAGATCTTTTCGGGCTCGCTGCAGGCCATCGGCCACGGCAGCAACGACGCCCAGAACGCGATGGGCATCATCACCGCGATGCTCCTTGCCGGCGGCCTGATCGCCGAGTTCTCCGTCCCGCTCTGGGTCATCCTCACATCGTCGCTTGCCATATCGCTCGGAACCCTCCTCGGCGGGTGGCGCGTCATCGACAAGATGGCCAACCGGATCACGAGAATCCGGCCCTACCAGGGGTTTGCTGCGTCGACCGCCGCCGGAAGCGTCCTCTCGCTGATGACCGCGTTCGGCGTCCCGGTCTCGACGACCCACGCGGCAACCGGCGCGATCATGGGCGTCGGCGCGACCCGCGGCTATTCGGCGGTCAAGTGGGGCGTTGTCCGGGAGATCCTCGTCGCATGGATCCTGACGCTCCCGGCGGCGGCGATCGTGGCCGGAGGGTGTTATCTTGCCGCGCGGGCGCTGGTCGGCGGGGATTTTTGA
- a CDS encoding DUF47 domain-containing protein — MGIKEWVIPQDKAFFDLFDRMAQTVVSAADLLVELVENFENVKEQCHRMKQIEHQGDEISHEIYEQLNRTFITPLEPEEISRLASALDDILDYIDGTAQQMYSYGITETDDSMIQLAKLIRLSVVEIEKAVAGIRTIKNPGLIEERCIEVNRLENVADNVLGHAIMDLFKTEDAITIIKLKDIYENLEMATDKCEDVANVLSDIAIRHS; from the coding sequence GTGGGCATTAAGGAATGGGTAATCCCTCAGGACAAGGCATTTTTTGACCTTTTCGACAGGATGGCCCAGACGGTCGTCTCCGCAGCCGATCTGCTCGTCGAACTTGTCGAGAACTTCGAGAACGTGAAAGAGCAGTGTCACCGGATGAAACAGATCGAGCATCAGGGAGACGAGATCTCGCATGAGATCTACGAGCAGCTGAACCGGACGTTCATCACGCCGCTCGAGCCGGAAGAGATCTCCCGCCTTGCATCGGCGCTCGACGACATCCTCGACTACATCGACGGCACCGCGCAGCAGATGTACAGTTACGGCATCACCGAGACCGACGACTCGATGATCCAGCTGGCAAAACTAATCCGGCTGAGCGTCGTCGAGATCGAGAAGGCCGTGGCCGGCATCCGGACGATCAAGAACCCGGGGTTGATCGAGGAGCGGTGCATCGAGGTGAACCGCCTGGAGAACGTCGCGGACAACGTCCTTGGCCATGCCATCATGGATCTCTTCAAAACGGAGGATGCCATCACCATCATCAAACTCAAGGACATCTACGAGAACCTTGAGATGGCGACCGACAAGTGCGAGGACGTCGCGAATGTCTTGAGCGACATAGCCATCAGACACTCCTGA
- a CDS encoding DUF1894 domain-containing protein: MASRCVNNLGGRVILKEATSEQVNDYVRKHCREYYEMPPDFVFKEIRMLLKSPMLVGLQIKKGKILLPFTKPCPGYGTILYEIAAKETDLDFIRSNLTKVSG; this comes from the coding sequence ATGGCATCACGTTGCGTAAACAACCTCGGTGGACGGGTGATCCTCAAGGAAGCGACATCGGAACAGGTGAACGACTACGTGCGAAAGCACTGCAGAGAATACTACGAGATGCCGCCGGACTTCGTCTTCAAAGAGATCCGGATGCTCCTGAAGTCCCCGATGCTCGTCGGCCTCCAGATCAAGAAAGGGAAGATCCTGCTGCCGTTCACGAAACCCTGCCCAGGTTATGGGACTATCCTGTATGAGATCGCGGCAAAGGAAACCGACCTCGACTTCATCCGCAGCAATCTCACGAAGGTCTCCGGGTAA
- a CDS encoding aminotransferase class V-fold PLP-dependent enzyme: MKREPAVKKVLYWCDQCNVPLIGRTCACGARVREIPLLQPHDLRPALAADMALIRGLLTERFGNVPLPRVVLLNKTGGVDRADLVIAHGDRLGWLTFDPIARKFSLDIAPEALPHILPHVTRGIIDLEAEPAVSAHKGRIGGKQFPLAAPVPDGTVIVSYKSRFGTGVVRDGQVRVKELVSVEPRSRPDPGWDTVIEKNRYHLKNLERNAVRTIKKHMNDRPCVNVSFSGGKDSTAVLHLARRAGVENAFFIDTGLELPETVEFAASQGVEIIRKGGDFFQAVEKAGPPGKDHRWCCKLLKLQPLKIYLAGLGPCVTIQGNRWYESWNRADLDETSQNPANPLQLNVSPIRNWRALEVFLYLWWREVPMNPLYEMGLERVGCYLCPAVLESEYEGLREMHPELTDPWDEFLIRWAEKNGLPDAYHRWGLWRWRALPPKMREVCRDRGIAVNDDFTLREAPVRKVEKVTTMKSTGIREPVPPAENESVPDMIRKDFPILGDIVYLDNAATTFSPEPVVEALVEFEHRYRANVGRGVHRLTRIATQRYWHAHEKVARFIGGEAGVTVFTKNATDAINMVAQGLSWKPGDRVATTILEHHSNLLPWRALAKQGVALDVIGIDADYSLDLAALEKTLAAGGVRLVAVTHASNVLGVTTPVREIAALCREHGALLLVDGAQSLPHMPVNVADLGCDILCFAGHKMFGPTGTGVLWMRDLLIEPAMLGGGMVASVSAEGYVPAEGYQRYEAGTPNVGGGIALGAAVDYLSGIGMEKIHRHEERLTARLIEGLSGIDGVTVYAGRKPGARIGVVSFTIDGVHPQEAAQMLDEDADILVRSGHHCCQPLMEHLNLPEGTVRASMAAFTTEQEIDLLIAAVDEISRGR, translated from the coding sequence GTGAAGCGCGAACCGGCAGTAAAGAAAGTCCTCTACTGGTGCGACCAGTGCAACGTCCCCCTTATCGGGCGCACCTGCGCCTGCGGAGCGAGAGTCAGGGAGATACCGCTCCTGCAGCCGCACGATCTCCGGCCCGCCCTCGCGGCGGATATGGCCCTCATCCGGGGTCTTCTGACCGAACGGTTCGGCAACGTCCCGTTGCCCCGCGTCGTGCTCCTGAACAAGACCGGCGGCGTCGACCGGGCGGATCTCGTGATCGCCCACGGCGACCGGCTCGGCTGGCTCACGTTCGACCCGATCGCGCGGAAGTTCAGCCTCGATATCGCTCCCGAAGCGCTCCCGCACATCCTGCCGCACGTGACGCGCGGCATCATCGACCTGGAGGCCGAGCCCGCGGTGAGCGCCCATAAGGGCCGCATCGGCGGGAAACAGTTCCCGCTCGCGGCTCCCGTGCCGGACGGGACGGTCATCGTCTCCTACAAGAGCCGGTTCGGCACGGGCGTCGTCAGGGACGGGCAGGTTCGGGTGAAGGAACTCGTCTCCGTCGAGCCTCGCAGCCGGCCCGACCCGGGCTGGGATACGGTGATCGAGAAGAACCGTTACCACTTGAAGAACCTCGAACGGAACGCCGTCCGGACGATCAAAAAGCACATGAACGACCGGCCGTGCGTGAACGTCTCGTTCTCCGGCGGCAAGGACAGCACCGCCGTCCTCCATCTTGCGCGGAGGGCAGGTGTGGAGAATGCGTTCTTCATCGATACCGGGCTCGAACTCCCGGAGACGGTGGAGTTCGCGGCGTCGCAGGGCGTCGAGATCATCAGAAAAGGCGGCGACTTCTTCCAGGCGGTCGAGAAGGCGGGGCCGCCGGGGAAGGATCATCGCTGGTGCTGCAAACTCCTGAAACTCCAGCCGCTGAAGATCTATCTCGCCGGGCTCGGCCCCTGCGTCACCATCCAGGGAAACCGGTGGTATGAGTCCTGGAACCGTGCCGATCTCGATGAGACGAGCCAGAACCCGGCAAACCCCCTGCAGTTGAACGTCTCGCCGATCCGGAACTGGCGGGCGCTCGAGGTCTTCCTCTACCTCTGGTGGCGCGAGGTTCCGATGAACCCGCTCTACGAGATGGGGCTCGAGCGGGTGGGCTGCTACCTCTGCCCGGCGGTGCTCGAGAGCGAGTACGAAGGGCTCCGGGAGATGCACCCGGAACTGACGGATCCCTGGGACGAATTCCTTATCCGTTGGGCGGAGAAGAACGGGTTGCCTGACGCCTACCACCGGTGGGGGCTCTGGCGGTGGCGGGCGCTGCCCCCGAAGATGCGCGAGGTCTGCAGGGATCGGGGGATCGCCGTCAACGACGACTTCACCCTCCGGGAAGCCCCGGTCCGGAAGGTGGAGAAGGTGACGACCATGAAGAGTACGGGTATCCGCGAGCCGGTACCGCCGGCAGAGAACGAGTCCGTCCCGGACATGATCCGCAAGGACTTCCCGATCCTCGGCGACATCGTTTATCTCGACAACGCGGCGACGACCTTCTCGCCGGAGCCGGTGGTGGAGGCGCTCGTCGAGTTCGAGCACCGATACCGGGCGAACGTCGGCCGGGGCGTCCACCGGCTGACCCGGATCGCGACGCAGCGCTACTGGCACGCCCACGAGAAGGTGGCCCGGTTCATCGGCGGCGAAGCCGGGGTGACGGTCTTTACGAAGAACGCCACCGATGCGATCAACATGGTCGCGCAGGGGCTCTCCTGGAAGCCGGGCGACCGCGTGGCGACCACCATCCTCGAGCACCACTCGAACCTCCTCCCCTGGCGGGCGCTTGCAAAACAGGGGGTCGCGCTCGACGTGATCGGGATCGACGCCGATTACTCGCTCGACCTTGCCGCGCTCGAGAAGACCCTGGCCGCTGGCGGCGTCCGGCTCGTCGCCGTCACCCACGCCTCGAACGTCCTCGGCGTGACGACGCCGGTTCGCGAGATCGCGGCGCTCTGCCGGGAGCACGGCGCCCTCCTCCTGGTGGACGGGGCGCAGTCGCTGCCGCACATGCCGGTGAACGTCGCGGACCTCGGCTGCGACATCCTCTGCTTTGCGGGGCACAAGATGTTCGGCCCGACCGGCACCGGCGTCCTCTGGATGCGGGATCTCCTCATCGAGCCTGCGATGCTCGGCGGCGGCATGGTCGCGAGCGTGAGTGCCGAAGGCTACGTCCCGGCGGAGGGCTACCAGCGCTACGAGGCCGGGACGCCGAACGTCGGGGGCGGGATCGCGCTCGGCGCCGCCGTGGACTACCTCTCGGGGATCGGGATGGAGAAGATCCACCGGCACGAGGAGCGCCTGACCGCCCGGTTGATCGAGGGGCTCTCGGGGATCGACGGGGTCACGGTCTATGCCGGCCGGAAGCCCGGCGCCCGGATCGGGGTCGTCTCGTTCACCATCGACGGCGTCCACCCGCAGGAGGCTGCGCAGATGCTCGATGAGGATGCGGATATCCTGGTGCGCTCGGGGCACCACTGCTGCCAGCCGCTGATGGAGCACCTGAACCTCCCGGAGGGGACGGTGCGGGCGAGCATGGCGGCCTTCACGACGGAGCAGGAGATCGATCTCCTGATTGCGGCCGTCGACGAGATCAGCCGGGGACGGTGA
- a CDS encoding formate dehydrogenase accessory sulfurtransferase FdhD, with product MSRKIPCIPISGGSAARDAAEETPAAIFVNGRHLTTVILSPGGFLDFITGYLYTEEIIGSADEIESVRIEENRISVITKNVFRRVSVKKTILSGCGGAVSYIDTQKLPAIESDLVVAVPEIEAAVAALTAHEPLDAVALARGSRIVARGEDLDRHNALDRAIGRGLRESLDFSRTAAVCTGTATSETVRKCLIAGIPVLVSTGAPTALAVEVAEETGLCIVGFAGTPEMAVYTHPERITGMEG from the coding sequence ATGTCCAGGAAGATCCCCTGTATCCCAATCAGCGGCGGAAGCGCCGCCCGTGATGCCGCCGAAGAGACGCCGGCGGCGATCTTCGTCAACGGCCGGCACCTGACGACCGTCATCTTGAGCCCCGGCGGGTTTCTAGACTTCATCACCGGCTACCTCTATACAGAAGAGATCATCGGGAGCGCTGACGAGATCGAGTCGGTCAGGATCGAAGAGAACCGGATCAGCGTCATCACGAAGAACGTCTTCAGGCGGGTCAGCGTAAAAAAGACCATCCTCTCCGGGTGCGGGGGAGCCGTCTCCTACATAGACACCCAGAAACTGCCCGCGATCGAGTCCGATCTCGTGGTTGCCGTGCCCGAGATCGAGGCCGCCGTCGCCGCCCTCACCGCCCACGAACCGCTCGACGCGGTCGCTCTTGCCAGGGGAAGCCGGATCGTCGCCCGGGGAGAAGACCTCGACCGGCACAACGCTCTCGATCGGGCGATCGGCCGGGGGCTGCGGGAATCCCTCGACTTCTCGCGGACGGCAGCGGTCTGCACCGGGACGGCCACCTCCGAGACGGTCAGGAAGTGCCTGATCGCCGGCATCCCGGTGCTCGTCTCCACCGGCGCCCCGACCGCGCTTGCCGTGGAGGTTGCAGAGGAGACCGGGCTCTGTATCGTCGGGTTCGCGGGCACGCCGGAGATGGCGGTGTATACCCACCCGGAGAGGATAACTGGGATGGAGGGGTGA
- a CDS encoding VOC family protein — translation MKFVCPLIVVRDVESSRAFYEEVLGQRVLHDLGENVVFEGGFAIHQRSHFSNLIGVAESDIVPRSNNAELYFEEDDLDGFLERLKGMEAVKYVHEPIEQPWGQRAVRFYDPDMHIIEVGEPIESVVTRFLESGLSVEETARRTSMPEEFVRQCA, via the coding sequence ATGAAGTTCGTATGCCCGCTTATTGTCGTCCGTGACGTAGAGTCCTCCCGGGCGTTCTACGAAGAGGTGCTGGGTCAGAGGGTTCTCCACGATCTCGGCGAGAACGTGGTGTTCGAGGGGGGGTTCGCGATACACCAGAGATCGCACTTTTCAAACCTCATCGGCGTCGCCGAGAGCGATATCGTCCCGCGGTCGAACAACGCCGAACTCTACTTCGAGGAGGACGATCTGGACGGCTTCCTCGAGCGGCTCAAAGGGATGGAGGCCGTGAAATACGTCCACGAACCGATCGAGCAGCCCTGGGGACAGCGGGCCGTCAGGTTCTACGACCCCGACATGCACATTATCGAGGTCGGCGAACCGATAGAGAGCGTGGTAACGAGGTTCCTTGAGAGCGGGCTCTCGGTTGAAGAGACCGCACGGCGCACCTCGATGCCCGAGGAGTTCGTCCGGCAGTGCGCGTGA
- a CDS encoding Coenzyme F420 hydrogenase/dehydrogenase, beta subunit C-terminal domain, with protein MAAKGDMVYAWTTSPDIASVAECGGAVTGLLKYALENKIVDAVLAVKKGVDLYDAVPTIITDPAEIGQTAGSLHCGTLLLSKLVKKYLGGAEDMRLAVTVKGCDAMGLYELAKRNQVNLDNLLMIGVNCGGSVSPVSARKMIAEKFGIDPNDVVKEEIDKGQFIIVTKDGQHKGISMDELEEEGFGRRSNCRRCKMKVPRQADLACGNWGVIGDKAGKATFVEVCSEKGADLLSRAAKAGAIATEPANPKGIEIRGKVENAMLKLGDKWRAKYFEGLGEGKERLQKMMEDTSRCIKCYACIENCPICYCEECSTKKDYLVPPGVLPVPFMFHLIRFAHVADSCVNCGQCEENCPMEIANSLYMHALQADMEKMFGHTPGVDMELPVLALVEEKAERERLSATGSDQIFNVFK; from the coding sequence ATGGCAGCAAAGGGAGATATGGTATACGCCTGGACGACGAGCCCCGATATCGCCAGCGTCGCGGAGTGCGGCGGTGCGGTGACCGGACTGCTCAAGTATGCCCTGGAGAACAAGATCGTCGACGCAGTCCTCGCGGTGAAGAAGGGCGTGGACCTCTACGATGCGGTCCCGACGATCATCACCGACCCGGCGGAGATCGGGCAGACGGCAGGCTCGCTCCACTGCGGAACGCTTCTGCTCTCGAAGCTGGTCAAGAAGTACCTGGGCGGGGCCGAGGATATGCGCCTTGCCGTGACGGTGAAGGGCTGCGACGCGATGGGCCTCTACGAGCTCGCGAAGCGCAACCAGGTCAACCTGGACAACCTTCTCATGATCGGCGTCAACTGCGGCGGGTCCGTCAGCCCGGTCTCGGCCCGGAAGATGATCGCCGAGAAGTTCGGCATCGACCCGAACGACGTCGTCAAGGAGGAGATTGACAAGGGCCAGTTCATCATCGTCACGAAGGACGGCCAGCACAAGGGCATCTCGATGGACGAACTCGAGGAAGAAGGCTTCGGCCGCCGGTCGAACTGCCGCCGCTGCAAGATGAAAGTCCCGCGCCAGGCGGATCTCGCCTGCGGCAACTGGGGCGTCATCGGCGACAAGGCAGGTAAGGCCACCTTCGTCGAGGTCTGCTCCGAGAAGGGTGCTGATCTCCTGAGCAGGGCCGCGAAGGCCGGGGCGATCGCCACGGAGCCCGCGAACCCGAAGGGGATCGAGATCCGCGGCAAGGTCGAGAACGCGATGCTGAAGCTCGGCGACAAGTGGCGGGCGAAATACTTCGAGGGGCTCGGCGAGGGCAAGGAGCGCCTCCAGAAGATGATGGAGGACACGTCCCGGTGCATCAAGTGCTACGCCTGCATCGAGAACTGCCCGATCTGCTACTGCGAAGAGTGCAGCACGAAGAAAGACTACCTGGTGCCGCCGGGCGTGCTCCCCGTGCCGTTCATGTTCCACCTGATCCGGTTCGCTCACGTGGCGGACTCCTGTGTCAACTGCGGCCAGTGCGAGGAGAACTGCCCGATGGAGATCGCGAACTCGCTCTACATGCACGCCCTGCAGGCGGACATGGAGAAGATGTTCGGCCACACCCCGGGTGTGGACATGGAGCTCCCGGTGCTTGCGCTCGTCGAGGAGAAGGCGGAACGGGAGCGGCTCTCCGCAACCGGCAGCGACCAGATCTTCAACGTGTTCAAATAA